From the Bdellovibrio reynosensis genome, one window contains:
- the feoB gene encoding ferrous iron transporter B, with amino-acid sequence MRSSETSLTVDGKAIALIGAPNSGKTTLYNWLTGSRFKTVNYPGATVEFSLGKLAPHLGDDSVQVMDTPGTYSLHPKSADEWVTLRALYENPNLEKVDGVIVVVDGTQISRHLPLVMQLRETGFPMMVVITMSDLLRREGVEIDMGYLSQTLACPVLPFDGLLAGGLKEIVAEAKKLQWVKEPIRPKVWPFEIQETKLQESEKIAEKALNQFTEKAQEKLNKIVSTTEKLDRVLLHPIFGIVLFVGIMSALFSSVYWLATPFMDLIDGWFTTANEAVVALAPDALWTDFLANGVVTSFAAFMVFVPQIFILFFGIGLLESTGYLARAATLIDRPFSALGMSGRSFVPLLSGFACAVPAIIATRNIPSTKDRLITSFIVPLMSCSARLPVYALCIAFLFHGDSAWKAGASLAALYLGSVLLGALAAGIVSRFIPRKENSFFMMELPIYRRPKLRVLLRQSWTRTYSYIKRAGPVIFAFAVVIWVGSTFPNYKAQDPYQKLSDSYVGQLGKVIEPVVAPMGVDWRVGVGLISAFAAREVFVSSLAVTFNITDADEESQQQSLLTQMGTAVNSQGEKIFTVSSVIGLMIFFLIALQCMSTVGVQIRESGSWKFAITQLVAFNLAAYVLVVVVVQGLRFLGVP; translated from the coding sequence ATGCGCTCAAGTGAAACAAGCCTAACTGTTGATGGCAAAGCCATCGCGCTGATTGGTGCACCTAATTCTGGTAAGACAACTTTGTACAATTGGCTTACTGGCTCGCGCTTTAAAACAGTGAATTACCCTGGTGCCACCGTTGAATTTTCTTTAGGTAAATTGGCGCCACATTTAGGTGATGATTCAGTTCAAGTCATGGACACGCCGGGCACTTACAGCCTGCACCCAAAAAGCGCCGACGAGTGGGTGACGTTACGTGCTCTTTATGAAAATCCCAATTTAGAAAAAGTGGATGGTGTTATCGTCGTTGTCGACGGTACTCAAATTTCTCGTCATCTTCCGTTGGTGATGCAGCTTCGTGAGACTGGTTTCCCAATGATGGTTGTCATAACCATGTCGGATCTTTTGCGCCGCGAAGGTGTAGAAATTGATATGGGTTACTTAAGTCAAACTCTGGCGTGTCCGGTGTTGCCATTTGATGGATTGCTTGCCGGCGGGTTAAAAGAAATCGTCGCTGAAGCTAAAAAACTTCAGTGGGTGAAAGAACCTATTCGTCCAAAAGTATGGCCGTTTGAGATTCAAGAAACTAAACTTCAAGAAAGCGAAAAAATCGCAGAGAAGGCTTTGAATCAGTTCACCGAAAAAGCCCAGGAAAAATTAAACAAGATTGTTTCGACGACAGAAAAATTGGATCGCGTTTTGTTACATCCTATTTTTGGCATCGTTTTATTTGTCGGCATTATGAGCGCGCTTTTTTCTAGTGTTTATTGGCTTGCGACTCCGTTCATGGATTTGATCGATGGATGGTTCACGACAGCCAATGAAGCTGTTGTAGCGTTGGCTCCGGATGCTTTGTGGACCGATTTCTTAGCCAATGGAGTCGTGACTAGTTTTGCAGCCTTCATGGTATTCGTACCGCAAATTTTTATTTTATTTTTTGGTATTGGACTTTTAGAAAGTACAGGGTACCTGGCTCGGGCTGCGACTTTGATTGACCGTCCGTTCAGTGCTTTAGGTATGAGTGGCCGATCCTTTGTGCCTTTGCTATCCGGATTTGCTTGTGCAGTTCCAGCGATCATAGCAACTCGAAATATTCCTTCAACGAAGGATCGTTTGATCACTTCGTTCATTGTGCCTTTGATGAGTTGTTCTGCGCGTCTGCCAGTCTATGCTTTATGTATCGCCTTTTTATTCCATGGCGATTCGGCCTGGAAGGCCGGGGCTTCGTTAGCAGCGCTTTATCTTGGCTCGGTCCTTCTAGGGGCTTTGGCGGCAGGGATTGTCAGTCGTTTCATTCCACGTAAAGAAAATTCTTTCTTTATGATGGAGCTGCCGATTTACCGTCGTCCTAAGTTGCGTGTGTTGTTACGTCAGTCATGGACCCGTACGTATTCTTACATTAAGCGCGCGGGCCCTGTGATTTTTGCTTTTGCCGTGGTGATTTGGGTGGGTTCGACATTCCCTAATTATAAAGCTCAAGATCCTTACCAAAAATTGTCTGATAGTTATGTGGGACAATTGGGCAAGGTGATTGAACCGGTCGTGGCACCCATGGGTGTGGACTGGCGTGTCGGCGTTGGTTTGATCTCGGCTTTTGCCGCTCGTGAAGTTTTCGTTTCTTCTTTAGCAGTCACTTTTAACATCACGGATGCAGATGAAGAATCCCAACAGCAATCATTATTGACTCAAATGGGAACGGCCGTGAATTCACAGGGCGAAAAGATCTTTACTGTAAGTTCTGTGATCGGGTTAATGATCTTTTTCCTGATTGCTCTTCAATGCATGTCGACAGTGGGTGTGCAGATCCGTGAAAGTGGTTCCTGGAAATTTGCAATCACGCAACTTGTGGCCTTCAACCTTGCTGCCTATGTTTTAGTGGTTGTGGTAGTACAGGGGCTTAGATTCCTAGGGGTTCCATAA
- a CDS encoding FeoA family protein, translating into MNLLDSKIKPGHSLEIVGFSGDPALRERLIEMGLRIGITLTILGRAPFGGPLLIRFKNSFLALRNEEALCAQVKQA; encoded by the coding sequence ATGAACTTACTAGATTCAAAAATTAAACCTGGTCATTCGCTTGAAATTGTCGGTTTTTCCGGTGATCCAGCACTTCGTGAGCGTTTGATTGAAATGGGTCTGCGTATTGGTATCACCTTAACAATTCTTGGTCGTGCCCCATTTGGTGGTCCCTTGTTAATCCGTTTCAAAAATAGTTTTCTGGCTCTCCGAAACGAGGAAGCTTTATGCGCTCAAGTGAAACAAGCCTAA
- a CDS encoding BP74-related protein, translating to MDLSKAIIYGIMLLSSTSMASEIVYSTGFCEPSEMTVTIKNKTPEMQRAWSQVRIDDEIQEQHFDLAGGAQIQIPGDRFLSGKQGFAFKTWDKKSLSITASCAGSLNYPLTDTTSPEVTHYLPSGITTVKLQLMNLFLKAQTVKLRGYGKFGNLLEQKEITIEKYYDTSALKWNFSEEVLRLEIIGEQRLHSLLVFEEKNLEKISPALPKIVSFSPAADKNYFMVSTKGPNPEESFVIALSDLQQVATAREQIQNKQLEKIIVARIELGHGGYNRALSAKDKSPYSWSVYHVDAFADFAHIDCDGSPDLTEERLPQKLSEGGGRICFWRYRIIKELSAEEVAFGKVR from the coding sequence ATGGATTTAAGTAAAGCTATTATTTACGGCATCATGCTACTTTCTTCGACCTCAATGGCCTCCGAGATCGTCTATTCCACGGGCTTCTGTGAGCCCTCGGAAATGACCGTCACAATCAAGAATAAGACCCCAGAAATGCAACGGGCTTGGAGCCAAGTACGAATCGATGATGAAATCCAAGAGCAGCACTTCGACCTTGCAGGCGGAGCGCAAATCCAAATTCCCGGGGACCGATTTCTTAGTGGCAAACAGGGCTTCGCTTTTAAAACTTGGGATAAGAAAAGTCTTTCAATAACTGCCAGTTGCGCGGGGTCTTTAAATTACCCGTTAACGGATACGACCTCGCCAGAAGTGACTCACTATCTTCCAAGCGGAATCACAACTGTGAAATTGCAACTGATGAATCTTTTCCTTAAAGCCCAAACTGTAAAACTGCGTGGTTATGGAAAATTTGGAAATCTTTTAGAACAAAAAGAAATCACCATCGAGAAGTATTATGATACATCGGCGTTGAAATGGAACTTTTCTGAAGAAGTCCTGCGCCTTGAAATTATCGGCGAGCAAAGACTTCATTCGCTTTTAGTTTTCGAAGAAAAGAACTTAGAAAAAATCAGCCCGGCTCTTCCTAAAATTGTTTCCTTCAGCCCGGCCGCAGATAAAAACTATTTTATGGTTTCAACGAAAGGACCGAACCCCGAAGAATCTTTTGTCATTGCGTTGAGCGATTTACAACAAGTCGCTACGGCCCGAGAACAAATTCAGAATAAACAATTAGAAAAAATAATCGTGGCACGCATTGAATTGGGCCACGGTGGGTATAACAGAGCTCTTTCAGCGAAGGACAAATCCCCCTATTCATGGTCGGTTTATCACGTGGATGCGTTTGCTGACTTTGCGCACATTGATTGTGACGGCAGCCCTGATTTAACAGAAGAGCGTCTGCCACAAAAACTGAGTGAAGGTGGCGGCCGTATTTGTTTTTGGCGTTATAGAATTATTAAAGAGCTATCCGCTGAAGAGGTCGCTTTCGGAAAGGTGCGCTAG
- a CDS encoding 6-pyruvoyl trahydropterin synthase family protein: MSTTTLHLAKQNFKFSAAHFLIFDEKHAERLHGHNYQVRVDIKAPTDKELHGDGYFMDFNVFKKYIKRRLDQWDEIVLLPKEHPDMKFNQTDKSLEVTFRDRFYVFPLSEVLLLPVSNTSVEQLSRLLAEDFYGEFKQYGVAKVKVYVEETRGQGASTVAPF, translated from the coding sequence ATGTCCACGACCACCTTGCATTTAGCAAAGCAAAATTTCAAATTTTCAGCCGCTCACTTTTTGATTTTCGACGAAAAGCATGCCGAACGCTTGCACGGTCATAATTATCAGGTGCGTGTGGACATTAAAGCTCCGACAGATAAGGAGCTGCACGGGGATGGTTACTTCATGGACTTTAATGTTTTTAAAAAATATATCAAACGGCGCTTGGACCAATGGGACGAAATAGTTCTGCTTCCCAAGGAACATCCTGACATGAAATTCAATCAAACGGATAAATCTCTAGAAGTGACCTTCAGGGATCGTTTTTATGTTTTTCCTTTAAGTGAAGTCTTGTTGTTGCCGGTTTCAAACACCAGTGTGGAACAGCTTTCGCGTCTTTTAGCAGAAGACTTCTATGGTGAATTCAAACAGTACGGCGTCGCTAAAGTGAAAGTGTATGTCGAAGAAACCCGCGGGCAGGGCGCTTCGACAGTAGCACCCTTCTAG
- the queD gene encoding 6-carboxytetrahydropterin synthase QueD, with the protein MKFELKQHFQIESARFLPNLPKEHPCSRMHGHSFKIILTLVGNLDPQLGWVIDYNDIQAKMKPLIEQLDHRVLNEVDGLPNPTSELLAKWIFDRVVLTLPEVIRVTVLETPFTECSYPAHMLAGI; encoded by the coding sequence ATGAAATTCGAACTGAAGCAGCATTTTCAAATTGAGTCAGCCCGATTCCTTCCAAATTTACCGAAAGAGCACCCCTGCAGCCGTATGCATGGTCACAGCTTTAAGATCATCCTTACCCTCGTGGGGAATCTTGATCCACAATTGGGCTGGGTGATTGATTACAATGACATTCAAGCTAAAATGAAGCCGCTCATTGAGCAGCTTGACCATCGCGTACTAAATGAAGTCGATGGACTTCCCAATCCGACTTCTGAGCTTTTAGCAAAGTGGATCTTTGATCGTGTCGTGCTGACCTTACCAGAAGTCATCAGAGTCACGGTTCTAGAAACTCCTTTCACAGAGTGTTCTTATCCCGCTCACATGTTAGCAGGCATATAG
- the asd gene encoding archaetidylserine decarboxylase (Phosphatidylserine decarboxylase is synthesized as a single chain precursor. Generation of the pyruvoyl active site from a Ser is coupled to cleavage of a Gly-Ser bond between the larger (beta) and smaller (alpha chains). It is an integral membrane protein.), whose amino-acid sequence MSAITRILPKRRLSRWMGHLMHWEGPKWWTNLSIKSFANMYNINLDEAEKSYNEYTSIGDFFVRRLKSGIRPIGEGFAVHPADSKITQCAAIDGGTLIQAKGITYSLKGFTQDPEAEKKWAGGMFMTYYLCPTDYHRVHSPVDGEITDVRYMPGQLWPVNEWSTTNIKDLFTVNERVLIEIQTELGPVGVMFVGATNVGYICLSFDESIKGNQKGPHIFQHKKYTPEILTHKGAELGMFRMGSTVVMLYPPAFRQKYEGKMDLGPVVRVNAPLTGKI is encoded by the coding sequence ATGTCAGCAATAACAAGAATTCTTCCGAAACGTCGTCTAAGTCGCTGGATGGGGCATCTCATGCATTGGGAAGGTCCTAAATGGTGGACCAACCTATCCATTAAGTCCTTTGCGAATATGTATAATATCAATTTGGATGAGGCTGAAAAGTCTTATAACGAATACACTTCTATCGGGGATTTCTTCGTTCGCCGCCTAAAATCAGGCATTCGCCCGATCGGTGAAGGCTTTGCCGTTCACCCAGCTGACAGCAAGATCACCCAATGTGCCGCAATTGATGGCGGAACTTTGATTCAAGCTAAAGGGATCACCTACAGCCTTAAGGGTTTTACCCAAGATCCTGAGGCTGAAAAAAAATGGGCTGGTGGTATGTTTATGACTTACTATCTTTGCCCCACCGACTACCACCGTGTGCATTCACCAGTCGATGGCGAAATTACCGATGTTCGCTATATGCCGGGTCAGTTATGGCCAGTGAATGAGTGGAGTACTACAAACATTAAAGATCTTTTCACGGTGAACGAGCGCGTTTTGATTGAAATTCAAACGGAGCTTGGCCCTGTAGGCGTGATGTTTGTAGGTGCCACGAACGTGGGATATATCTGCCTTAGCTTTGATGAATCCATTAAAGGAAATCAAAAAGGCCCGCATATCTTCCAACACAAAAAATACACGCCAGAAATTCTGACCCACAAAGGGGCGGAGCTGGGAATGTTCCGTATGGGCTCTACGGTTGTGATGTTATATCCACCAGCTTTCCGTCAGAAGTATGAAGGCAAGATGGATCTAGGCCCTGTTGTCAGAGTTAATGCGCCTTTGACCGGCAAAATCTAA
- a CDS encoding NAD(P)/FAD-dependent oxidoreductase translates to MSKIFQNIEIPIDQDLEEKLQWLMPEHGPYRILRQSVDARRSHSPHFVYSVEVAEKGETLNIPEFDLEKINKPQDRPLIVGTGPAGLFAALRFVERGVPCVLFERGSDSGERIKGINQFWRYGKLDTRNNVCFGEGGAGLYSDGKLITRIKSPHIPYVMNRLVQFGAPAEIQWLSNPHVGSDRIRRVIPKMREFLKANGCEIHFNTQVTEILFEGKQVAGVRTEHGTEFKSPHVVLATGHSATDMIEHLHEAGVHLDGKSFAMGLRVEHSQAAINKIQYRQFSEHPKLGAANYKLAHHNNDTGIGVYSFCMCPGGYVLSSGTEADGIVVNGMSNYNRNSPFANAAIVVSIDHGKNFGKDTFGGMKLRRELETRAYQAIVKQGGSRELPAQNLMDFLYGTNSKTGPRALRAGSSPSGALNVRLDELLPKEMRNRIREGFENFQRSMKGFLTEDAQVYGVESRTSCPVRVTRNEESLQSISHAGLYPAGEGAGYAGGITSAACDGIRIAEKIIELIK, encoded by the coding sequence ATGTCGAAGATATTCCAAAATATCGAAATCCCTATTGATCAAGATCTTGAAGAAAAGTTGCAATGGCTGATGCCGGAACATGGCCCCTATAGAATCCTCCGTCAAAGCGTGGATGCGCGACGTTCTCACTCACCTCACTTCGTTTATTCTGTCGAAGTTGCTGAAAAAGGTGAGACTTTAAATATTCCCGAGTTCGATTTAGAAAAAATTAATAAACCTCAAGACCGCCCCCTTATCGTCGGCACTGGACCGGCTGGCTTGTTTGCCGCCTTGCGCTTTGTTGAACGTGGCGTGCCTTGCGTTCTTTTTGAACGTGGATCCGATAGCGGAGAGCGGATAAAAGGCATCAATCAATTCTGGCGTTATGGAAAATTAGACACGCGCAACAACGTTTGTTTCGGTGAGGGTGGCGCGGGCTTATATTCTGATGGAAAATTAATCACTCGTATCAAGTCACCGCACATTCCTTATGTGATGAACCGTTTAGTACAATTCGGCGCACCAGCGGAAATTCAGTGGCTATCAAATCCCCATGTGGGATCGGACCGTATTCGTCGCGTGATCCCTAAGATGCGAGAGTTTTTAAAAGCCAATGGTTGTGAAATTCATTTCAATACCCAAGTGACTGAAATTCTTTTTGAAGGAAAACAAGTTGCGGGAGTCCGTACTGAGCACGGCACTGAATTTAAATCTCCACATGTGGTCTTAGCGACAGGTCACTCTGCCACCGACATGATTGAACATCTTCATGAAGCAGGAGTTCACCTTGATGGTAAGTCTTTCGCCATGGGTCTTCGAGTCGAGCACTCGCAAGCTGCCATTAATAAAATCCAATATCGTCAGTTTTCAGAGCATCCTAAATTAGGTGCTGCGAACTATAAACTTGCTCATCACAACAATGACACTGGTATCGGCGTTTATTCTTTCTGTATGTGCCCGGGTGGTTATGTGCTTTCTTCAGGCACGGAGGCCGACGGTATCGTTGTTAACGGAATGAGTAACTACAATCGTAACTCTCCGTTTGCGAATGCGGCTATCGTCGTCAGCATTGATCACGGCAAGAACTTTGGTAAAGACACCTTCGGTGGAATGAAGCTGCGTCGCGAGTTAGAGACCCGAGCTTATCAAGCCATCGTGAAACAAGGTGGAAGCCGGGAGTTACCGGCACAAAACCTAATGGACTTCCTTTACGGCACTAATTCAAAGACCGGCCCAAGGGCTTTGCGTGCGGGATCTTCCCCATCTGGTGCTTTAAACGTGCGATTGGATGAGTTATTACCAAAAGAAATGCGTAACCGCATTCGCGAAGGATTTGAAAACTTTCAAAGAAGCATGAAAGGGTTTTTGACTGAAGACGCCCAAGTTTACGGGGTTGAATCAAGAACCAGTTGCCCTGTTCGAGTGACTCGCAATGAAGAATCTTTGCAAAGTATTTCCCATGCAGGACTTTATCCCGCTGGGGAAGGTGCGGGGTATGCGGGTGGGATCACCTCGGCTGCTTGTGATGGCATTCGCATCGCCGAAAAAATTATTGAACTGATTAAATAG
- a CDS encoding DUF2388 domain-containing protein — MKTLFSLMVAALISFSSSAFAITEQEGAALAECTVLLTALSAGDDFKQIVLHAQEDAANFIMSEGKDAKSAQLKKAFDLVRSSNPNLKVSDLELAQAILDL; from the coding sequence ATGAAAACTCTTTTTTCATTGATGGTTGCTGCACTTATCAGCTTTTCTTCTTCAGCGTTCGCGATTACTGAACAAGAAGGCGCTGCCCTTGCGGAGTGCACTGTTCTTTTAACTGCATTGTCTGCTGGCGATGACTTCAAACAAATCGTTTTGCACGCTCAAGAAGACGCTGCCAACTTCATTATGTCTGAAGGTAAGGACGCTAAGTCAGCTCAGTTGAAAAAGGCCTTCGATTTAGTTCGTTCAAGCAATCCTAACTTGAAAGTATCTGATCTTGAATTAGCTCAGGCGATTTTGGATCTGTAA
- a CDS encoding DUF7844 domain-containing protein, translating to MKTKNHFKKLFFLAVLLLAPAVTIASPVFKLPNSPKTKHLNDSLKSIFSQAETLLPAEVKNVLPKPILVRFERFHDDSFVGKAEDHNSLILNEKLIPEILKGETNSTVTGRRHGNMYREILATILHEATHLYERNLKHPPSENRYFLALAGWPPKLTTGTPKNFNGYTVRSVDLYELKNPREMLAVNMEYFLLDSEFKCRKPSLYRFLKDYFKHIPFENPACTTHFTFMNSISREDVPFISIDPKLVYQIHYLMAGPGKKTMSRWGHTFLRIVTCDPERKAVGPECLNDVAHHVVFSFRGFVDDFVVDQLKGINGSYPSRLFVLSMGQIITEYNKTEMRDLRSYPMQLSETKKLRLLEKIFETHWTYDGKYKFFSSNCAIETLNLLKGALPDTDLIKARALTPNGVLKDLAKAGFIQYTGDFSRRELIERGLLFESYAQRLNQALDIAGMSRIVGYDDYLKLKTSYLNRYFPADLSRKKAAAFYILESARQRKYRSRLYNVAVKSAMQAKSEGRKSRLGDTPTKNLDLARYFASPGASLNQRGYGIPSLEELQNSASDVLDKSSSGKFSETALKESAKNTEFSFLAEELTLIENNLAFLKERMKSSK from the coding sequence ATGAAAACTAAAAATCACTTCAAAAAATTATTTTTCTTGGCGGTCTTATTACTGGCGCCCGCAGTCACGATAGCCAGTCCTGTTTTCAAACTTCCAAACAGTCCAAAGACCAAACATCTAAATGACAGTTTAAAATCGATTTTTTCCCAGGCAGAAACATTATTGCCGGCAGAAGTTAAAAACGTTTTACCAAAACCCATTTTAGTTCGCTTCGAGCGATTCCACGACGATAGCTTTGTTGGAAAAGCGGAAGACCATAATTCATTAATTTTGAACGAAAAACTGATTCCTGAAATTTTAAAAGGCGAAACTAATTCTACTGTTACCGGACGTCGCCATGGAAATATGTATCGCGAAATTCTTGCCACTATCTTGCACGAAGCGACTCATCTTTACGAAAGAAATCTAAAACACCCCCCTTCAGAAAATCGCTATTTTCTAGCTTTAGCTGGTTGGCCGCCAAAATTAACTACAGGCACCCCAAAGAATTTTAATGGATACACCGTTCGATCCGTTGATCTTTATGAATTAAAAAATCCAAGGGAAATGCTTGCTGTTAATATGGAGTATTTTCTATTAGATTCCGAATTTAAATGCAGAAAGCCATCGCTTTACCGTTTTCTAAAGGATTATTTTAAACATATTCCGTTTGAAAATCCGGCATGTACGACCCACTTCACTTTTATGAATTCCATTTCCCGTGAAGATGTGCCGTTTATTTCCATAGATCCAAAACTAGTTTATCAAATTCACTATTTGATGGCAGGTCCGGGTAAAAAAACTATGAGCCGCTGGGGCCATACCTTCTTAAGAATCGTAACCTGTGATCCAGAACGGAAAGCCGTAGGACCTGAGTGTCTTAATGATGTTGCTCATCACGTGGTTTTTTCATTTCGTGGATTTGTCGATGATTTCGTCGTGGATCAACTTAAAGGGATTAATGGCAGCTATCCATCTCGCCTCTTTGTTTTGTCCATGGGTCAAATCATCACAGAATACAATAAAACTGAAATGCGGGACCTACGCAGTTATCCCATGCAGCTTTCAGAAACTAAAAAGCTTAGATTACTTGAAAAGATTTTTGAAACCCATTGGACCTACGATGGCAAGTACAAGTTCTTTTCAAGCAACTGTGCCATTGAAACTTTAAATCTTCTTAAAGGTGCCCTTCCAGATACCGATCTTATCAAAGCACGCGCGTTGACACCCAACGGAGTTTTAAAGGATTTAGCTAAGGCAGGTTTTATTCAATATACCGGTGATTTTTCAAGACGAGAATTGATCGAACGCGGTCTGCTATTTGAATCCTATGCCCAACGTTTAAATCAGGCCTTGGATATTGCAGGAATGAGCCGTATCGTAGGGTACGATGATTATCTGAAATTAAAAACTTCCTACCTTAACAGGTATTTTCCTGCGGACCTTTCGCGCAAAAAAGCAGCTGCCTTTTATATCCTAGAATCAGCACGACAAAGAAAATACAGAAGTCGGCTGTATAATGTCGCTGTAAAGTCAGCAATGCAGGCAAAATCTGAAGGAAGAAAAAGTAGACTTGGCGACACTCCCACAAAGAATCTAGATTTAGCACGCTACTTTGCGTCCCCAGGGGCATCCCTTAATCAGAGGGGTTACGGAATTCCATCCCTTGAAGAACTTCAGAATTCAGCTTCAGATGTTTTAGATAAAAGCAGTTCAGGAAAGTTCTCTGAAACGGCCTTGAAAGAAAGCGCTAAGAACACAGAGTTTTCGTTTTTGGCTGAAGAACTGACTTTAATAGAAAATAATTTAGCATTTTTAAAAGAACGAATGAAAAGCTCTAAATAG
- a CDS encoding DUF4382 domain-containing protein: protein MSKRLLLMGVFGIASLVGCNQSGQSETGTSDVSSSSAGNYSEKALVKFNLTDAPNKEVKSVVVDIDHMEVLVAGKGKQGRLILAKGLGPVDLLKLQNGVTMPLQDIEAPEGIQIQQIRLVLKSEGHYAVKTNDEVCELKTPSAQKTGVKIILTNKIAFEAGHQYNILVDFDAHKSVVVQGNGGCLLKPVLKLKSAYKAPIVVDDEESDDGSGDGDDNQANPGCETGSCTPSDDGSDTETGSDEGSDTSTGGDNTGGEELVTDPEENSSEDDGWDYTPIVDGAIPVVTESELESLL from the coding sequence ATGAGTAAGAGATTATTGTTGATGGGTGTGTTCGGGATTGCAAGTTTGGTGGGATGTAACCAATCGGGGCAATCAGAAACTGGAACTTCGGATGTTTCCAGTTCTTCAGCGGGAAATTATAGCGAAAAAGCTTTAGTAAAGTTCAACCTTACAGATGCCCCTAATAAAGAAGTGAAATCTGTAGTTGTTGATATCGATCATATGGAAGTGCTCGTAGCAGGTAAAGGCAAACAAGGACGTTTGATTTTGGCTAAGGGATTAGGACCTGTGGATTTGTTGAAGTTGCAAAATGGTGTGACTATGCCATTGCAAGATATTGAAGCGCCCGAAGGCATTCAAATTCAGCAGATTCGTTTGGTTTTAAAATCTGAAGGTCACTATGCAGTTAAGACGAATGATGAAGTCTGTGAGCTTAAGACTCCAAGTGCTCAAAAAACCGGTGTGAAAATCATCTTAACTAATAAGATCGCTTTCGAAGCAGGTCACCAGTACAACATTCTTGTGGACTTTGATGCCCATAAATCAGTGGTTGTTCAAGGTAACGGTGGTTGCTTGTTAAAACCAGTGCTTAAGTTGAAGTCAGCTTACAAAGCACCCATCGTAGTAGATGACGAAGAATCAGATGATGGTTCTGGCGATGGTGATGACAACCAAGCAAATCCTGGTTGTGAAACTGGATCATGCACTCCTTCAGATGACGGTTCGGACACAGAAACTGGCTCAGATGAAGGCAGTGACACTTCAACTGGTGGTGATAACACGGGCGGTGAAGAACTAGTGACTGATCCAGAAGAAAACTCTTCTGAAGATGATGGTTGGGATTATACTCCGATCGTTGACGGTGCAATCCCAGTAGTAACTGAATCTGAATTGGAAAGTCTTCTTTAA